A genome region from Tolypothrix sp. PCC 7712 includes the following:
- a CDS encoding ATP-binding sensor histidine kinase, with protein MVSNLVSIPGYRISEELYNGSRTLVYRAVRETDSVPVVIKLLKNPYPSFSELLLFRNQYTIGKNLNSPLIIQTYSLDAINNGYMLIMEDFGGISLKEYFSKNQSFISVEEFLAIAIALCDILNLLYHERIIHKDIKPSNILINPETKQVKLIDFSIASLLPRETQTLVNPNVLEGTLAYISPEQTGRMNRGIDYRTDFYSLGVTFYELLTGELPFSSNDAMELVHSHIAKMPPLIHEMNPDIPSVILEIIRKLMAKNAEDRYQSALGLKLDLEKCLTQLRETGEISSFEIASRDVCDRFIIPDKLYGREAEVQTLLEAFERVSQGTTEMMLVAGFSGIGKTAVVNEVHKPIVRQRGYFIKGKFDQFNRNIPFSAFVQAFRDLIGQLLTESDTQLQQWKTQISAALGENAQVIVELIPELEQIIGAQPPAAELSGTAAQNRFNLLFQRFIQVFTTPLHPLVMFVDDLQWADSASLNLIQVLMSESQTGCLLLLGAYRDNEVFAAHPLILSLNEMEKTGAKIDTITLQPLNFSSLNHLIADTLHAPTSVVQPLTELVIQKTQGNPFFATQFLKALHQDQLITFDWGAGHWQCDIVQVRDAALTDDVVELMAQQLQKLPPATQEILKLAACIGANFDLITLAIVSQQSQTEVATTLWKALQEGLILPQSDLYKFYLSETQATQDTSQATLQYKFLHDRVQQAAYSLIPNDQKQTTHVKIGRLLWENTPEAEIEEQVFAIANQLNIGIEQFHEPTERHQLSRLNFIAGKKAKASTAYNAALAYLKISIELLPLNPWQSNYDFTLSLYNEATEASYLSGELDLMENFAQEVLQQAKAIIDTAKVYEIKIESYTIQSQFLAAIDTAMQFLQPIGIEFPSEPTDLDFFLGLQEIQALLSDKTVAELADLPEMQQPELRTALRVLVKVDTPAYLGKPLLHRLLVPKELSLSIKYGNTSASSFVYSGYGLMLSGQSNSILPGYEFGQLALQLLSKFSDSEYEARVLVVVHGFITHWKEPLTATLKPLLQAYARGLEIGDLAFACHGASVYCYHAYVAGQELTTLANELAIYGAALAKIHKQATLNYHNIYHQIVLNLIEPTTTPWELVGTAYDENSMLLLNGQARDPNSLWHFCVNKLMLCYLFQVLDLAVEYAIKAKQCQSSGLGYAMTNISLLNFYDSLVQLALYPTASSTEQQQILQQVAENQQIMQQWANYAPMNQLHRFYLVEAEKHQVLGDKTTAIEFYDRAISCAKANGYIQEEALANELAAKFYLNWEKEKVAAGYMQEAYYCYARWGAKAKVVDLETRYPQLLSPILQPSRSVLSTNETIFPLGNVTSSSAATSSSTSISDTLDLKAILKASQAISGEIELDKLLLSLLSIIIENAGADKCVLMLLQDNHLLIQGAITQGTKPVVLQSLAIEDSQDIPHKLIYKVKHNQQTLVLLDATTDTTLANDPYIIRQQPQSILCSPILHQGKLLGILYLENSLAKGAFTSDRVELLNLICAQAAISLENAQLYQRSQQYAQELEQALHNLQQAQLQIVQSEKMSALGNLVAGVAHEMNNPLGFIAASLQQAKPTLTDIVEHLQLYQATFSDKTEEILDHEAEIDLEYSLEDLPKMLDSMTMACDRLKNISTSLRTFSRADRDYKVPFNLHEGIDSTILILKHRLKANEQRPAIEVITNYGDLPLVECFPGQLNQVFMNILANAIDALDESNNGRSFQDIQTNPNRITLTTSRDNNLVKITIADNGKGMSEEVKHKIFDHLFTTKAVGKGTGLGLAIAQQIVEETHGGKLNCQSILGKGTEFIIEIPV; from the coding sequence ATGGTTAGCAATCTTGTCAGTATTCCCGGATATCGCATTAGTGAAGAACTCTACAATGGTTCGAGAACGCTGGTTTATCGTGCAGTTAGAGAAACTGACTCAGTACCAGTAGTTATTAAACTACTGAAAAATCCTTATCCCAGTTTTAGCGAACTGTTATTATTTCGCAATCAATACACCATCGGCAAAAATCTTAACTCACCTCTGATTATCCAAACCTATAGCCTTGACGCAATCAATAATGGCTATATGTTAATCATGGAGGATTTTGGCGGTATTTCTCTCAAGGAATATTTCAGCAAAAATCAGAGTTTCATATCTGTTGAGGAATTTTTAGCAATCGCGATCGCCCTCTGCGACATTCTCAACTTACTCTACCATGAGAGAATTATTCATAAAGATATCAAACCCAGCAATATCTTAATTAATCCTGAGACTAAACAAGTTAAGTTAATCGACTTTAGCATTGCATCATTATTACCCAGAGAAACCCAAACCCTAGTTAACCCCAATGTTTTAGAAGGTACACTCGCTTATATATCTCCAGAACAGACAGGGAGAATGAATCGAGGAATTGATTATCGCACAGATTTTTATTCCCTGGGTGTAACTTTCTATGAATTACTCACAGGTGAGTTACCATTCTCATCTAATGATGCGATGGAATTGGTGCATTCTCATATTGCTAAAATGCCCCCATTAATACATGAAATGAATCCAGATATCCCATCGGTTATCTTAGAAATCATCAGGAAATTAATGGCGAAAAATGCTGAAGATAGGTATCAGAGTGCATTGGGATTGAAATTAGATTTAGAAAAATGTCTAACTCAGTTAAGAGAAACTGGTGAAATTTCAAGCTTTGAAATTGCTAGTCGGGATGTGTGCGATCGCTTCATCATCCCAGATAAACTTTACGGTAGAGAAGCCGAAGTTCAAACCCTACTAGAAGCATTTGAGCGAGTCAGTCAAGGCACAACAGAAATGATGCTGGTGGCTGGGTTTTCAGGAATTGGGAAAACTGCGGTTGTCAATGAAGTGCATAAACCCATAGTCAGACAACGCGGTTATTTTATTAAGGGCAAATTCGACCAATTTAATCGCAATATTCCCTTCAGTGCCTTTGTGCAAGCCTTTCGAGATTTAATAGGGCAATTATTGACCGAAAGTGATACCCAATTACAACAGTGGAAAACGCAGATTTCAGCAGCACTGGGAGAAAATGCCCAAGTGATTGTCGAACTGATTCCTGAATTGGAACAGATTATTGGCGCACAACCCCCAGCAGCAGAATTATCAGGAACCGCCGCCCAAAATCGGTTTAATTTGTTGTTTCAAAGGTTCATTCAAGTCTTTACCACCCCTTTACATCCGTTGGTGATGTTTGTGGATGATTTGCAATGGGCAGATTCTGCTTCCTTGAATTTGATTCAGGTGTTAATGTCTGAGTCGCAAACGGGTTGTTTATTACTGTTAGGCGCGTATCGGGATAATGAGGTATTTGCCGCCCATCCCTTGATATTGAGCCTGAATGAGATGGAGAAAACCGGGGCAAAAATCGACACCATCACCCTACAACCCCTGAATTTCAGCAGTCTCAATCATTTGATTGCCGATACCCTTCATGCTCCCACATCTGTAGTGCAACCACTGACAGAACTGGTGATACAGAAAACTCAGGGAAATCCCTTCTTTGCCACTCAGTTCCTCAAGGCATTACATCAAGATCAGTTAATTACCTTTGACTGGGGTGCAGGGCATTGGCAATGTGATATTGTGCAAGTGCGAGATGCAGCGTTGACCGATGATGTGGTCGAATTGATGGCGCAGCAATTGCAAAAGCTACCACCAGCCACCCAAGAGATATTAAAACTGGCGGCTTGTATTGGCGCAAATTTTGATTTAATCACCCTGGCGATTGTTTCCCAGCAATCCCAAACAGAAGTCGCAACAACATTGTGGAAAGCATTACAGGAAGGGTTGATTCTGCCCCAAAGCGATTTGTACAAATTTTATTTGTCGGAAACTCAAGCAACGCAGGATACCTCACAAGCAACCCTACAATACAAGTTTCTACACGATCGCGTCCAACAAGCCGCCTATTCCCTAATTCCCAATGACCAAAAACAGACAACCCATGTCAAAATCGGTCGTTTACTGTGGGAAAATACCCCAGAAGCAGAAATAGAGGAACAGGTTTTTGCGATCGCGAATCAATTAAATATTGGCATTGAACAATTCCATGAACCTACAGAACGCCATCAACTATCCCGCTTAAATTTCATCGCCGGGAAAAAAGCCAAAGCCTCAACCGCATACAATGCTGCATTGGCTTACCTAAAAATCAGTATTGAGTTACTCCCTCTCAACCCTTGGCAATCTAACTATGATTTCACCTTAAGCTTATATAACGAAGCTACCGAAGCCAGTTATCTCAGTGGCGAACTGGACTTAATGGAAAACTTTGCCCAGGAAGTTTTACAACAAGCTAAAGCAATCATTGATACAGCCAAAGTCTACGAAATCAAAATTGAATCCTACACAATCCAAAGTCAGTTCTTGGCAGCTATTGATACAGCCATGCAATTTTTGCAGCCGATTGGCATTGAGTTTCCCTCAGAACCGACAGATCTAGATTTTTTTCTGGGTTTACAGGAAATTCAAGCTCTCCTCAGTGATAAAACAGTAGCTGAGTTAGCTGATTTACCAGAAATGCAGCAACCGGAATTACGCACTGCCTTACGTGTCTTAGTTAAAGTAGATACCCCTGCTTATCTAGGAAAACCGCTACTCCACCGCTTGCTAGTGCCGAAGGAACTGTCTCTATCCATCAAATACGGCAACACCTCCGCTAGTTCCTTTGTTTACTCAGGGTATGGACTGATGCTGAGTGGTCAGTCAAACAGTATCCTCCCAGGTTATGAATTTGGTCAGTTAGCTTTGCAACTGCTTTCCAAGTTTTCAGATAGTGAATATGAAGCGAGAGTCCTGGTGGTTGTTCATGGTTTTATCACCCACTGGAAAGAACCTCTCACCGCTACCCTCAAGCCGCTACTGCAAGCTTATGCCAGAGGTTTAGAGATTGGAGACTTAGCTTTTGCCTGCCACGGTGCATCTGTTTATTGCTACCACGCTTATGTTGCTGGTCAAGAATTAACTACACTAGCGAATGAGTTGGCGATTTATGGTGCAGCTTTAGCTAAAATTCACAAACAAGCCACACTAAATTATCACAATATTTATCACCAAATAGTCTTGAATTTAATCGAGCCAACAACTACACCTTGGGAATTAGTTGGTACAGCCTACGATGAAAATTCAATGCTGCTATTAAATGGGCAAGCTAGAGATCCTAATAGTTTATGGCATTTTTGTGTCAATAAATTGATGCTTTGCTATCTGTTTCAAGTCCTAGATTTGGCAGTGGAATATGCGATTAAAGCTAAACAATGTCAATCTTCCGGTTTAGGATATGCAATGACTAATATTTCATTGCTCAACTTTTATGATTCTTTAGTGCAACTTGCTTTATATCCTACCGCATCATCCACAGAACAACAGCAGATTTTACAGCAGGTAGCAGAAAATCAACAAATCATGCAACAGTGGGCAAATTATGCACCCATGAATCAGTTGCATCGATTCTATTTAGTGGAGGCAGAAAAACATCAAGTTTTAGGTGATAAAACTACAGCAATAGAATTTTACGACCGAGCGATTTCTTGTGCCAAAGCCAATGGCTACATCCAAGAAGAAGCCCTGGCTAACGAACTAGCTGCTAAATTCTATCTCAACTGGGAGAAAGAGAAAGTTGCCGCAGGCTATATGCAAGAAGCATATTATTGTTATGCCCGTTGGGGAGCAAAAGCCAAAGTCGTTGACTTAGAAACCCGTTATCCCCAATTACTTTCACCCATATTACAACCAAGCCGTTCTGTTCTTTCTACTAACGAAACTATTTTTCCTTTGGGGAATGTGACATCTAGCAGTGCTGCTACATCCAGTAGTACCAGTATCTCAGATACCTTAGATTTAAAAGCAATTCTCAAAGCATCTCAAGCTATCTCTGGTGAAATCGAACTAGACAAACTACTTTTATCCTTACTTTCCATCATCATCGAAAATGCTGGGGCTGATAAATGCGTGTTAATGCTCCTGCAAGACAATCATCTGCTAATTCAAGGCGCAATTACCCAAGGAACAAAACCCGTTGTGTTGCAAAGTCTTGCAATTGAAGACAGCCAAGACATTCCCCACAAGTTAATATACAAAGTCAAGCACAATCAACAAACTTTGGTATTGCTGGATGCAACCACAGATACCACCTTAGCCAACGATCCTTATATTATCCGTCAGCAGCCTCAAAGTATTTTGTGCAGCCCGATTTTACATCAAGGTAAATTACTGGGCATTTTATATCTGGAAAATAGTTTAGCAAAGGGAGCGTTTACCAGCGATCGCGTGGAACTACTCAACCTCATCTGCGCCCAAGCCGCCATTTCCCTAGAAAATGCCCAACTTTATCAACGTTCTCAGCAATATGCCCAAGAATTAGAACAAGCACTACATAATTTACAACAAGCCCAATTACAAATCGTCCAAAGTGAAAAAATGTCTGCCTTGGGTAACTTAGTCGCTGGTGTCGCTCACGAAATGAATAATCCTTTAGGATTTATTGCTGCTAGTCTCCAACAAGCTAAACCCACACTTACTGATATTGTTGAACATTTGCAACTCTATCAAGCAACTTTCAGCGATAAAACTGAAGAAATCCTCGACCACGAGGCAGAAATTGATTTGGAATATAGCTTAGAAGACTTACCCAAAATGCTCGATTCCATGACAATGGCTTGCGATCGGCTCAAAAACATTAGCACTTCTCTACGGACTTTTTCCCGTGCTGATAGAGACTATAAAGTACCATTTAATCTTCACGAAGGCATTGATAGTACCATCTTAATTCTCAAACATCGTCTCAAAGCCAACGAACAACGTCCCGCAATTGAAGTAATCACTAACTACGGTGATTTACCCCTAGTTGAATGTTTTCCTGGGCAATTAAATCAGGTATTTATGAATATCTTAGCTAATGCAATTGACGCTTTAGATGAGTCAAACAACGGCCGGAGTTTTCAGGATATTCAAACCAATCCTAACCGCATTACCCTCACAACTTCTAGGGATAATAATCTTGTAAAAATTACTATTGCTGATAATGGTAAAGGTATGAGCGAAGAGGTAAAACACAAAATCTTTGACCATTTATTTACTACCAAAGCTGTAGGAAAAGGTACAGGTTTAGGCTTGGCTATCGCTCAACAAATCGTGGAAGAAACCCACGGTGGTAAGTTGAATTGCCAATCTATCCTCGGTAAAGGTACTGAATTTATCATTGAAATACCAGTGTAA
- a CDS encoding ATP-binding sensor histidine kinase yields MVSTLVSIPGYRISEELYNGSRTIVYRAVRETDSAPVVIKLLKNPYPSFSELLLFRNQYTIGKNLKSPLIIQTYSLEAINNGYMLIMEDFGGISLKDYFTKNQRVTSREEFLVLAIALCDTLDLLYHERIIHKDIKPSNILINPETKQVKLIDFSIASLLPRETQTLVNPNVLEGTLAYISPEQTGRMNRGIDYRTDFYSLGVTFFELLTGELPFASNDAMELVHSHLAKNPPLIHEINPDISSVISEVVNKLMAKNAEDRYQSALGLKFDLEKCLTQVKETGEIQSFEIASRDVCDRFIIPDTLYGRDKEVQTLLKAFDRVSLGTTEMMLVAGFSGIGKTAVVNEVHKPIVRQRGYFIKGKYDQFQRNIPFSAFVQAFRDLMGQLLTESDVQVQIWKHKILEAVGENGQVIIDVIPELDNIIGKQPPATELSGTAAQNRFNLLFQKFTQIFTTKEHPLVIFLDDLQWADSASLKLMQLLTADTGHLFIIGAYRDNEVTPGHSLLMTLSDIQKTQATINKITLAPLSQGKVNKLVADTLKCSEDLAWNLSKLIYQKTLGNPFFTTHFLKALYQENIIYFDFELGCWQCDISQVAIQAVTDNVVAFMSSQLQKLPPSTQQVLQLAACIGNSFDLATLAIVAEQSEIETAACLWKALQEGLIVPIGDVYKFYVGQETQVSTSEKQQTVNYKFLHDRVQQAAYSLIPDDQKQVTHLQIGRLLQQRLLEHEQEERLFDIVGHLNQGLGLITQPNDRQTLAQLNFQAGVKAKTATAYSAATEYFQTAIALLESNCWQTQYELALNLYVAAAEASYLNGDFESMEHQAALVLQQAQTIFDKVKIFEIQIAAQTARGQMLEAIAIARDALKEFGIDLPTQADETQIGKALQDLQAQLNGREIASLIDLPIMSEPKAIAAMQLLKILFAPILVGNPSLLPLLSATMVRLSLQFGNNPASIIGYVTHGMMLCSFFNEVETGYEFGYLAISLQERFNNQAIKGFVAGIFGGFIQHRQQSLLATLLTMKEAYTGCMETGNFLYAGYDMQGYAYMALFANVNLDTLSAELPAFSLFLTQVKQDATCILVNLVRQVLENLQETVSQPDSLIGTFYDETLMWPKHQQDNDLVPIAFAYIYKLMLAYWFSNYQAALDYIHQIQPYFMAAAGSVHIAIFHFYAALTHLALLPSQSPTDSADILVEMQSHQTILHQWAQQAPMNHLHKWYLVEAERHRVLGEKIAATECYDKAISGAKANKYIQEEALANELAAKFYLDWGKQRIAQEYMIEAYYCYARWGAKTKVADLEKRYPQLLAPILQQNRSPFSTNETILPLGTFTKSSASASSSSVSDTLDLKAILQAFQTISGEIKLEKLLVSLLSIIIENAGADKCVLMLLQDNHLLIQGAITQGTKPVLLQSLSIEDSEDIPHKLIYKVKHSQQTVVLLDATADISLTHDPYIIRQQPQSILCSPILHQGKLLGILYLENNLAQGAFTSERIELLNLICAQAAISLENAQLYQRSQESAQELKRSLHELQTAQSRFHNLVDNVPGVVYQFLMATDGSVSMSYMSSDCYNLYEISVEEAIANVQILIDMGHPEDIESYYQSVADSIQTLTPWLWEGRIITPSGIIKWIHGEARIEKLVDGTLIWDGLLLDISERKQAELALQQAQLQIIQSEKMSALGNLVAGVAHEMNNPLGFISASLKQAKPTLTDIVEHLKIYQATLSDKTEEILDHESEIDLDYTIEDLPKMLDSMTMACDRLKNISTSLRTFSRADRDYKVPFNIHEGIDSTILILKHRLKANEQRPAIEIITNYGNLPQIECFPGQLNQVFMNILANAIDALEESNNVRSFAEIKAHPNCINVTTSRENHLIKIAIADNGKGMSEEVKQKIFDHLFTTKAVGKGTGLGLAIAKQIVEETHGGKLSCQSIIGEGTEFIINMPYKL; encoded by the coding sequence ATGGTTAGCACTCTTGTCAGTATTCCCGGATATCGCATTAGTGAAGAACTCTACAATGGTTCGAGAACAATAGTTTATCGCGCAGTTCGAGAAACTGACTCAGCACCAGTAGTCATTAAACTGCTGAAAAATCCTTATCCCAGTTTTAGCGAACTGTTGTTATTTCGCAACCAATACACCATTGGCAAAAATCTCAAATCCCCCCTAATTATCCAAACCTATAGCCTGGAAGCAATCAATAATGGCTATATGTTAATTATGGAAGACTTTGGGGGAATTTCTCTCAAGGATTATTTTACAAAAAATCAGCGTGTCACATCTAGAGAGGAGTTTTTAGTTTTAGCGATCGCACTCTGCGACACCTTAGACTTACTCTATCATGAGCGGATTATCCACAAAGATATTAAACCCAGCAATATCTTAATTAATCCTGAAACTAAACAAGTTAAATTAATCGATTTTAGTATTGCTTCCCTATTACCCAGAGAAACCCAAACCCTAGTTAATCCCAATGTCTTGGAAGGAACACTGGCTTATATATCTCCAGAGCAAACAGGGAGAATGAATCGAGGAATTGATTATCGCACAGATTTTTATTCTTTGGGTGTAACATTTTTTGAATTACTGACAGGAGAATTACCATTTGCATCTAATGATGCGATGGAATTGGTACATTCTCATCTTGCTAAAAATCCCCCATTAATACATGAAATTAATCCAGATATCTCTTCGGTTATTTCAGAAGTCGTTAATAAACTGATGGCGAAAAATGCCGAAGATAGGTATCAGAGTGCATTAGGATTGAAATTTGATTTAGAAAAATGTTTAACTCAGGTAAAAGAAACTGGCGAAATTCAAAGCTTTGAAATTGCTAGTCGAGATGTGTGCGATCGCTTCATCATTCCTGATACACTTTATGGACGAGACAAAGAAGTTCAAACCCTACTAAAAGCATTTGATAGAGTTAGCCTTGGCACAACAGAAATGATGCTTGTTGCTGGGTTTTCTGGAATTGGAAAAACAGCCGTTGTCAACGAAGTGCATAAACCAATTGTCAGACAACGCGGCTATTTTATTAAAGGTAAATATGACCAATTTCAACGGAATATTCCCTTCAGTGCCTTTGTGCAAGCATTTCGCGATTTAATGGGGCAATTGTTAACAGAAAGTGATGTGCAAGTTCAAATATGGAAACATAAAATATTAGAGGCTGTTGGGGAAAATGGACAAGTCATTATTGACGTTATACCCGAATTAGACAACATTATTGGCAAACAACCACCAGCTACAGAACTATCAGGAACAGCCGCACAAAATCGCTTTAATTTATTATTTCAAAAATTCACTCAAATTTTTACAACTAAAGAACATCCCTTAGTCATATTTTTAGATGATTTGCAATGGGCTGATTCTGCTTCATTAAAGTTAATGCAGCTATTAACGGCTGATACAGGTCATCTTTTCATTATTGGAGCTTATCGTGATAACGAAGTCACCCCTGGACATTCATTATTGATGACCTTGAGTGATATCCAAAAGACACAAGCCACAATTAACAAGATTACTTTAGCACCTCTGAGTCAAGGAAAAGTAAATAAATTAGTGGCTGATACACTCAAATGCTCAGAAGATTTGGCATGGAATCTTTCTAAATTAATCTATCAAAAAACTTTAGGCAATCCATTTTTTACTACCCATTTTCTGAAGGCATTATACCAGGAAAATATCATTTACTTTGATTTTGAATTGGGCTGTTGGCAATGTGATATTTCCCAAGTGGCAATCCAAGCAGTCACAGATAATGTTGTGGCTTTTATGAGTTCGCAATTGCAAAAATTACCGCCATCAACTCAACAGGTATTGCAGTTAGCTGCTTGTATTGGTAACTCTTTTGATTTAGCCACTTTAGCAATTGTTGCCGAACAATCCGAAATTGAAACAGCAGCTTGTTTATGGAAAGCATTACAAGAAGGTTTGATTGTACCAATTGGTGATGTTTATAAGTTTTATGTTGGGCAAGAAACTCAAGTATCTACTTCAGAAAAGCAACAAACTGTTAATTACAAATTTTTACATGACCGAGTCCAACAAGCGGCTTATTCTCTAATTCCTGATGACCAAAAACAGGTAACTCATCTACAAATTGGACGATTACTTCAGCAACGATTGTTAGAACATGAGCAAGAAGAAAGACTATTTGATATTGTTGGTCATCTAAATCAAGGTTTGGGATTGATCACTCAACCAAACGATCGCCAAACCCTAGCCCAATTAAACTTTCAAGCAGGGGTAAAAGCTAAAACTGCTACTGCTTATAGTGCCGCTACCGAGTATTTCCAAACGGCGATCGCCCTTTTAGAGTCCAACTGCTGGCAAACACAATATGAATTAGCCCTAAATTTGTATGTAGCAGCTGCCGAAGCCAGTTATTTGAATGGTGACTTTGAAAGCATGGAACACCAGGCTGCACTAGTATTGCAGCAGGCGCAGACGATTTTTGACAAAGTAAAGATTTTTGAAATTCAAATCGCCGCCCAAACAGCTCGCGGCCAGATGTTAGAAGCGATCGCCATCGCCAGAGACGCACTAAAAGAATTTGGCATAGACTTACCCACACAAGCAGACGAAACTCAGATTGGCAAAGCCTTACAAGACTTGCAAGCCCAACTCAACGGTAGGGAAATTGCTTCACTCATAGACTTACCCATAATGAGTGAACCCAAAGCGATCGCCGCAATGCAATTGTTGAAAATTTTGTTTGCACCCATATTGGTTGGCAATCCGAGTCTATTACCCCTGCTGAGTGCAACAATGGTACGCTTATCGCTGCAATTTGGTAATAATCCCGCCTCAATCATAGGATATGTAACTCATGGCATGATGTTATGTTCTTTTTTTAACGAGGTGGAAACTGGCTACGAGTTTGGTTATTTAGCTATCTCCTTACAGGAAAGATTCAACAACCAAGCGATAAAGGGCTTTGTTGCTGGTATTTTTGGCGGTTTTATCCAACATCGCCAACAATCGCTGTTAGCAACGCTATTGACCATGAAAGAAGCCTATACAGGTTGTATGGAAACTGGCAATTTTCTCTATGCTGGCTATGATATGCAGGGTTATGCCTATATGGCACTGTTCGCTAATGTAAACTTAGATACTTTGTCTGCCGAATTACCTGCTTTCAGTCTGTTTTTGACCCAAGTGAAACAAGATGCGACTTGTATTCTAGTAAACTTAGTGCGTCAAGTATTGGAGAATTTGCAAGAAACAGTCAGTCAACCCGATAGCTTAATTGGCACTTTTTACGATGAAACACTAATGTGGCCGAAGCATCAGCAAGACAACGATCTTGTGCCTATCGCTTTTGCATATATCTACAAACTGATGCTTGCTTACTGGTTTAGCAATTATCAGGCTGCCCTTGACTATATTCACCAAATCCAGCCCTATTTTATGGCAGCAGCCGGATCTGTGCATATTGCCATTTTCCACTTTTATGCTGCCCTCACACATCTAGCACTTTTACCCAGTCAGTCGCCAACCGATTCAGCAGACATTCTAGTTGAGATGCAAAGCCATCAAACTATTCTGCATCAATGGGCGCAACAAGCCCCCATGAATCACCTGCATAAATGGTATTTAGTAGAGGCTGAACGTCATCGGGTTTTGGGTGAAAAAATCGCAGCAACTGAATGTTATGACAAGGCAATTTCTGGGGCGAAAGCTAACAAATACATACAAGAAGAAGCACTAGCTAACGAACTAGCTGCAAAATTCTATCTTGATTGGGGCAAACAGCGTATAGCTCAAGAATACATGATTGAAGCCTACTATTGTTATGCTCGTTGGGGAGCAAAAACCAAAGTCGCCGATTTAGAAAAACGCTATCCCCAATTACTCGCCCCCATATTACAACAAAACCGTTCGCCTTTTTCCACTAACGAAACTATTTTACCCTTGGGGACTTTCACAAAAAGCAGTGCTTCAGCCTCTAGCAGCAGTGTCTCCGATACTCTAGATTTAAAAGCAATTCTCCAAGCATTTCAGACAATTTCTGGTGAAATCAAACTAGAAAAACTGCTTGTATCGTTACTTTCCATCATCATCGAAAATGCTGGCGCAGATAAATGCGTGTTAATGCTGTTGCAAGACAATCATCTATTAATTCAAGGTGCAATTACCCAAGGAACAAAACCAGTCTTGTTGCAAAGTCTTTCTATTGAAGATAGCGAAGATATTCCCCACAAGCTAATTTACAAAGTCAAGCATAGTCAACAAACTGTTGTTTTATTGGATGCAACCGCAGATATCAGCTTAACTCACGACCCCTATATTATCCGTCAACAGCCTCAAAGTATCTTGTGCAGCCCGATTTTGCATCAAGGTAAGTTGTTGGGCATTTTATATCTAGAAAATAATTTAGCACAGGGGGCGTTTACGAGCGAACGCATCGAACTACTCAACCTCATCTGCGCTCAAGCCGCCATTTCCCTAGAAAATGCCCAACTTTATCAACGTTCTCAGGAATCTGCTCAAGAATTAAAGCGATCGCTCCATGAGTTACAAACTGCCCAATCCCGCTTCCATAATCTAGTAGATAACGTTCCTGGGGTGGTGTATCAATTCCTGATGGCTACCGATGGTTCGGTGTCAATGTCATACATGAGTAGTGACTGTTATAACCTCTATGAAATCAGTGTTGAGGAAGCGATCGCCAATGTGCAGATCCTCATAGATATGGGACATCCAGAAGATATTGAATCTTATTATCAGTCGGTTGCAGATTCAATTCAAACCTTAACTCCCTGGCTGTGGGAGGGAAGAATTATTACACCTTCTGGAATTATTAAATGGATTCACGGAGAAGCAAGAATAGAAAAACTGGTTGATGGCACATTAATTTGGGATGGACTGTTGTTGGATATTAGCGAGCGTAAACAAGCTGAACTGGCTTTGCAACAAGCCCAATTACAAATCATTCAAAGTGAAAAAATGTCTGCCTTGGGTAACTTAGTTGCTGGTGTCGCCCATGAAATGAATAATCCTTTAGGTTTTATTTCTGCCAGTCTTAAACAAGCTAAACCCACACTTACTGATATTGTTGAACATTTGAAAATCTATCAAGCAACTTTAAGCGATAAAACTGAAGAAATCCTCGACCACGAGTCAGAAATTGATTTGGATTATACCATAGAAGACTTGCCCAAAATGCTCGATTCCATGACAATGGCTTGCGATAGATTAAAAAATATCAGCACTTCTCTACGCACTTTCTCCCGTGCTGATAGAGATTACAAAGTACCATTTAATATTCATGAAGGCATTGATAGCACAATCTTAATTCTCAAACATCGTCTCAAGGCTAACGAACAACGTCCAGCGATTGAAATAATCACTAACTACGGTAATTTACCCCAAATAGAATGTTTCCCTGGGCAATTAAATCAGGTATTTATGAATATTCTAGCTAATGCAATTGATGCATTAGAAGAATCAAACAACGTCCGGAGTTTTGCAGAAATCAAAGCTCATCCCAACTGTATTAACGTAACAACTTCTAGGGAGAACCATCTTATCAAAATTGCTATTGCAGATAATGGTAAGGGCATGAGCGAAGAGGTAAAACAAAAAATATTTGACCATTTATTTACTACCAAAGCTGTCGGTAAAGGCACAGGTTTAGGTTTGGCTATAGCTAAACAAATTGTTGAAGAAACCCACGGTGGAAAATTGTCTTGCCAATCTATTATTGGTGAAGGCACTGAATTTATCATTAATATGCCGTATAAATTGTAG